AGAAAATCACAGGCTGCATATAAAGCTAAGTATGTTACACATCACAATTACAATTATAATACACTTGCTGACTTACCATAACTTAAAAAACTTTACATATTCAACATCAAAtatcatacaaattacaatatgaGATTTTATATCGAAACATTAACCCAAATATAGTTGTAAAGTTCTAAGgctttgtttcaacacaacacaaaagaaaggATAAATTTTCCGTCAAACTCGTCAACCCTTTTCAGATGTACGATTCGCTTCACTGGCGCTCCGGAATTCGGAATATGACATCATCAGCGAATCATAGATCATCGGGTGGGAAGACGGAACCTGCCACCATCacagtgttggaacaaagcttaaactATACAACTGTAAATTCTAccgacacagatgagcttttatTCGGATGTCAACCCAAATAGCTTTCTCCACGCTCGTTGTGCCCCCATCTTTTTTGAGGGGCCTTTCTATCGTAGATGGTAAGGTGGCTTACCACAACTTAAAAACTTTACATAGTCAACACCAAATACATCGTATCATACAAAATGAGACTCAATATAGTTAAATATCAGTCCAACTATATTTCCTCAGCTTTCTCCATGCTCGTTGTGCCCCCGTCTTTTTTGAGGGGCCTTTCTATCGTTGATGGCGGGCGCGGCGCTGGCGCTGTTGCAGGGAAAGAGGCCAGGCGGGCAAGGCGAATGGCTCCGCGAACGGCTAGCCCTGCTTTCTGTCGAAGAAAAAGGCCAAATAGACAGTCAGTATGCATCATAAAAACCTGAAAACATCAATTCCATAAGTTTATATGACAGCTATTGTGTCATTAGCAATAATAGACGGAAAGAGCTCTAtactgttcttttttttcattatcatcTTGCCGCATATCAGTCATTATTACCGAGGTGGGTCGTCTTTACATGTATTGAGATAAAGAGCAACTGCACATATGTGGTTTGAGCAATGATACTCGGAGCAATGATTTTGATGACGAGGATTTTTATGTATGTTAGTTTTGTCACCAGCACTTCATTAATCATCTCCAAGAGGATacatggctcaggctgttttgcACATATTTTTGAAGTCTCTTGCTAGtaatacttttttctgtctgTCCCTATAACTGTTGTTAGAGCTTTGGTTCAATTGTGATGGCAGACCAAGAAAAGATTCATGTGCCGGAGAGAAGTAAATTGCACTACAAAAAGATGTGCAAAAAAAGCAGGCCTGggaccttacatctgcttggagagtgttTCCACTAGAAGGCATCGCTTGGATTCCTGTTCAGCGAACACAGTAATTTTGTCTGTAGACACCACAGCTTTTGTTACAGGGTTAACTTGCAGGGTAAACTATTCACGGgttcattttctaaaaatttgGCTTCCAGTTGTGGGAAAAAAAGGTGAAATTTGAAAACGATTTAATCTAAAGGAAAACAGGATTCCAACGACACCTCCCTCTACTAGATTCTACCTTCCACTTTTTCCGGATGAGGTACTTTCTTAGAGCTTCCTTGTTGTTGATGATCTCCTCCTTCTTCTGCCCCCTGGCCAGCCATCGATGTCTCAAGCAGTCTTCCGCTGACATCCTTCCCCTGAGACAAACACCAAGCAGTAAAATTAGCGTCTTCTTTAGTGTCCCTAAGGCTTAAGCTCCCTCAAGACATTGAGGTCAAGCTTCCTGAAGatattgaagatttgacagTAAGATTGCTGGGTGTAAAGCTTGCATATTCCCATTCCCATAATTATTTTCTGTACTGATTTAAAGTCTACTGGAAAGTTCCATATACAAAGTAGCACAAGTGCTTGCATCACTCATTAACTTTTTCtacaaaaagttttaaattttggtTGGTTTGCTTTAGGTTGGTGTGCTCTGAATCAGTTAATTTAAGGTAATCCTtttacaggtgtacatgtgGCACAGCAGATCAAATTTCCCCACATCAAATGTCTGTAGTTGTCAATTGTAGCAGTCttcttgcattttgaaactATTGCAATGCCCTTAACTGTGCAAAACTATGCTGCACATGCTATCATAGCATTGATTTCTTACAGTACAACCATGAACAAAACATAACGGAACACATTCATGAGACAAGGGACACTCCTGCACAACTGTCAACATTTACGTTAAGCCACAAAatatagcaacaaaacatgacaacagACACAACAAGACACAATGCCATGCTCTGCAGACTCTTTAATATAAAGATGGCCTGGCAAGATCACTATCTCCGGATCCTCTCACATTCCTCTCCTTTGTGTTCTCTAGATTTTTCATGATAGGAGAACAATACTTGCAACACAACATCAGAACATGACAACACACACGAGACACAAACATGCTCTGCAGTCTCTTCATCGTCACGGCAAGATATGACATTCCCCAAAGATGTTCTCGATCTGTCACGATGCCAGAAACGCTGCGCTTAATCTTACCCTAGGTTGTACACAAGACATTTAGTGATGAAGTCTTTGGCATCGTCCGAGACAGTTTCCCACTCCTTGTCTGCGGAATAGTCATAATCCCAGCAAAAGTCGACGATGTTCCCCATGGTCAGAAAATCGTCCTCGCCGAGGAACGGGGACAAGCCAGTCAAACTGGAAAACGAAACTCACAGATGTACAAACAGACAGAATGAcatgttaagctaagggcataacCCGCCGTaggtgcaatttgtccgtactttttttttttgaggccaCGTCCACCACATATTTCTGTAAAAGTTCACGCTGTACAGGGCatgcgcgtcgcccgtactggcagtGTTacgggtgggggtgggggtggtttaggcgaatccgcagcccgatggcacacaaagttttgcctgcaagttctacagcgtgtctgcctgctccaaaatccgtcagattccctacaagttcgtacggaggcagtacccaaaagattgcccactttttggcatgtagacagcatgtatttgcacatacggcgggttgtgccctcagtTTAGGCTTGTTCTCAGGGCGCATGCACTTACCCCAAGTTGTACACCAACAGTTTTGAGATGAAGTCTTTTGCCTCGGTTGAGATATCGTTCCACTCCTCATCTTCGAACTCATAGTCCCAGCAGAACTCGACCACATTGTTCATGGTCTCTGTGTCGTCCTCCCCCAGAAAGGGAGAGAGCCCTGATAATCTGTTCAGGCAGGCAGCGGCAACAAACGTATTCGTATTAGATAAATAAGGAAAAATTAAAACGTTCTTCTACTCAAACAATTGGACAAGAATTTTTGACTAAATCTCTACTTTCTCTGAAGCTTTTGGAGTTGAGATGGAGAACAGTTCAATTTTTCTAAGATTCAGATGAAATCTATGCTACAAtgaaaatattgttgttttataATTAAGGATCTATTTATTGAGCTTATGAAATCACCAGTCTTCATTGTAACAGTAATTACAAAATTTGATCATTATGATAAAAGCAGTTTTGTTAAATGtgtaatttttaatgttggaCATGCTCAACTAATGATGACGAATAATGCATGCATAGTGCTCCAACAAAAACGTGATACAATTATTGAATGAGTTCATGATACAGACTGACATCAGAAAAACAAAAGTTGAAAGAATAAACTTAAAGATATAAGATTGTGAGTGCAACTAAAGGTATACAATATCGAGTAAGTAACATTCAAAGGGTAACAAGTCATTTGAGGAAAGATTGCAACAGACATCTGGGAATTAACAAACAGCCACAAGTtaggattttgtttgtttgataagGTACAAACAAGGGTTTTCACAGGAGTAAGCACAGTTACATGACGTAAAGATATTAGATGTTGACACATTTCTAAGCTAATGTAGTAAGACTTAAGATATCAAGCAAGACAACACAGTGAAGATTCTGGCCAGCATACAGACTTACACCACAAAGGTGATGACGCCCACACTCCACATGTCCGTCATGTAGGACACGTTGGTGTAGTTGAGAATCTCAGGGGCACAGAACTCTGGCGTTCCAAACGCTACCTGAGAGGGgagcacacacagacagacagacacagaaacaGGCAAACGTGAGGTAAGGGAACAGAACATCACAGTCAGAGACTCTGGGAGTAAAAACGACAGCTTCAAGGGGGCAGCCAGGATTGCATGGACTTgtcagctcttttctttctttgatttttAACCAAATTGGATATTCCTGGAACACAAAATCTTTACTGGTAAAACATCAGGTCTGGAAGACATGAAGTTTAAAGTTCATGATTTCTAGTTATTAGCTCATATATCAAGAAAAGAAATTGAAGTTAAAAACTATTTGAGGGATGCATTATGGATTATGCAGCTAATTTTACCTCTGAAAGTGTGTTCAACTTGGTGGTTGGTGGTCAGATGAGAGTGATAATATGAATGTAGTGGTAAGATTTTGTAGAAGTGAACAAATTCGTTAAACTGAAGAAAACGATGTGTCCATAAGGTGTTGCTGTAAGAGTGTTGAGCATTTATAGCAGCCGACTCCACAAAGCCTGGGACCTGGGGATTTTAAACAAGAGTGacacaaactttgacaaaggGAAAGCGTACACGTACACGATATACAGGGTACTAGTAGCGACAGGGTCAAGCTTATAGTCAATGCAAACCTTACAAGGAAGTAGCAATCAAACTAATGTTTAGTGCTTTTCTATGCCAAACTAATTTTTTTGGATATTGTGATaggccttttttttttgtacatgattTGACTGTGATCAGTGTAACTGCAAtataaagagagaaatattactAAAATAATTTGATGAACTTCCTGTAAGgatttacacatacatgtagtaaattatacatgtatagagcCATTACAACATTCTCAAGCCTGGGGACAGTGACAGTGACACTCATTACACATTGACCCCTGACATATGACCCCAGCTGACCCCTGTACTTACAGGATAAACGTGATGACCCCTACGCTCCACATGTCTGTGGCGAAGcagatattttcataatttaatGTTTCGGGAGCGCAAAACTCGGCGGTTCCAAACGCCACCTGGAATAATGGACGGTTACATGGAGTGATGATTTTGATACATGAGAAATTTTGATACATGATTGATTTTGATACATGATTGATTTTGATACATGATTTTGCTTCATGATGATACATGATTTTTATGCATGAATCTGATGTATGATATTGATACATGATTTTGATACATGATTTGAAGACATGAtttctgtactagtacatgattCTGCTTCAAAATTCTTTTTATCAATGTAGAATTTTGAAAGATGAAGATTTACCAGGCAGaaatcatttttcatgaagTAATGGTACCACACGTTAgataaaaaacagaaagaaatcaaaacaaaatattgccACATACATGCTCTTCTCATTTCATCAAATAGAAGAAATTGTCAAACAAATGTGACAATTGTCTTAGACAATAATTAATTACCTGCAGAAGCTTCTTTGGGTTGTGTCTTCTGGCCAGCCCGAAGTCTATGATCTTAACGTGGTTTGTCTTCGTGTCAACACACATGATGTTCTCTGGCTGCAGATGGAATAGAATCAGGAACATCTTAGTTGCAGAGATATTAATGTCAAGTTACATATTTTCAATGAATAACCTTTATTAATAAGATATTTGCATACTTGCAGCATGTAGGTTTCATATAATGTCATAATCTTATAAAATTCTCCTGGCAACAAACATTATGTTTGATAACTCTAACATTGCTGACAATAAGTTCACCATTATTGCCTCATGTACAAGCAACTATACAGCATTCGCCAATAGATTATccgtccttccatccatccagtCAATCAACCAAATAATTTACTTTCTCCCAGGGTCTCACCTTAAGGTCCAGGTGTATGATACCATTTGAGTGCAGGTACCACACCAATTCGCACACCTTTTTAACTAACTAGTTAACTCACCCAAGCCATAGCCATAGCTCACCTTGAGGTCCAGGTGTATGATACCGTTGGCGTGCAGGTACCGGACACCTTCTTAGCTAACTAAACTAGTTAGCTCAGCCAAGCCATAGCTCACCTTAAGGTCTAGGTGTATGATACTGTTGGCATGCAGGTACCACAATGTTTGCACACCTTCTTAACTGACCAGTTAACTCACCCAAGCCATAGTTCACCTTTAGGTCCAGGTGTATGATGCCATTGGCATGCAAGCACCCCTTTGCACACCTTAACTAACTAGTTAACTCACCCAAGCCATAGCCATAGCTCACCTTGAGGTCCAGGTGTATGATACCGTTGGCGTGCATGTAACACACCCCTTTGCACACCTTCTTAACTAACTAGTTAACTCACCCAACCCATAGTCATAGCTCACCTTGAGGTCCAGGTGTATGATACCGTTGGCGTGCATGTACCGCACCTGTCTGCACACCTTAACTAACCAGTTAACTCACCCAAGCCATAACTCACCTTAAGGTCCAGGTGTATGATGCCATTGGCGTGCATATACCGCACCCCTTCGCACACCTGTcatccattcactcactcactttctcTCTGACTTTCTCTTATCTCACTAACTCATTCAAACATTGTACTGATTCACTATATGTAacttactcattcactcatcaGTTCTCCACATACACTGCTAGCTACAGTAACTGCCCAAGCCTAATCTTTAAGTTAGTATAAGGTATGATGCTTTGCATATGATTCAAATTCCCTTGGTTTGCATGTACCGTGCACCAGCGTAACCTTTCTTACATTAATTAATTAACTAAAACCATTAAAACTTACCTTAAGGTCCAGGTGTATGATGCCGTTGGCGTGCATGTACCGCACACCTTCGCACACCTGTCTCATGAACATAACTCCGTCCTTCTCCGTTAGGTGATAGTTGTCGTCTAAAACTCTTTCCAGCAACTCGTGGCCCGCAATACTGCAATGATGATATGCAAAATCAGGAGGTTGAGTTTCTGCATATTAAGAGATTAAGTAGGCAGCCTTTTCTTTGCTCGCAATGTTCATTGTTTGCCAATTTGATATGGAATTTAAATTTCTACACAACCTGACCCTCACGTTCTTTTCTGATTGTTTATCTAGGTATAATAGGAGCTGATTTGACATTAACTTATATCTGAGTGTATTTTCTTTTACGTttcacagaagggaaatgaATTTTTAAGAGGCAAACTCCGCAGTAACTTTGAAAAACGTTACGAAATACAAACGAGTAACTATGGACTGACTAAGCAAATGCAATTATGGAAAAGCATCATTGTATCATAAATAACTGTGTAACGGAAGACCTCTTGACCTCCCCCAAACCTTGAACCTTTGAAAACCGGCTTAGGTCAAagggtttcaaattgtactcaaggctaaaggttgaaaaaaagtattgtgTTAGGAAATCTTATGATACTGAACACTACTTAATATGTCAAATATTCTGTGACCTACATTAAATTGTAGTAGACAGCATACTCACTATTCTATGACTAGGGTCATTTCTTTTCTTGTCTCGAAGGCATCGTAAATTCTGAGTAGATTTCTGTGGTTTAAACTCTTCATGACGTCGATTTCCATTCTAACATCAACTCTGTCCTGGGGCTATGGAATAGGAAAAACAATGAGACATTATCAGATTGTAATTTATCACACTTAGTCTTTACTAATTAGTAATTGGTTCAGACTATTTTATACCAGTTCTGAAAGATCAAGTGCATGCATGTGTACAAAATATATGGCCCTCACATGTCCAATTTATTATCCTGTTGCCAACTCAAACATATTATTTAGATATTATTTAGTTATTTCTTACCTTCTTGTGTAGCTAGGATTACTCTACTCTTGTCATGCAAAATATACTTTTGAATTTGTTGCCAGGATCACATTAGTGAGTAGGACAACTTGTTGGTTTAGTGTCTTTTCTGGAGTTGCACCACTTACACTGTGTATTTTGATGGTTTTTGCTGCCAACACCAGGCCTAGTCTCTTCTCCACACATCTTTTTACTACTCCAAATCTTCCTCTGGAAGTAAAATGAACAAAAGCCTTGTTCAAACATCATCATTTAAAGTTGTAAAGTCATGTAACATCAAGTGTCATACAATTCCACTGGGTGCCATAGTATCACCTCATACATGGAaaagaactgtaacagttatagagGCCTAATATTGTCTTGAAGTATTCCAGCGATAAACATTTCCGGTTTTGCTGAATGCTgtattggtacatctctttaaattaTGCCGGATGCATCATGTGATGGTATTGATTTCAAATAGATAATCATTATGTAATAACAGTATGTTCTTTTCTTAGTTCTATCTACAAGTGTGTTGGGTAACTCAATATCACAATATTATCATGTTTATCATATCTCAAAACTGCTTGCTGCTCATTAGGTTTCTATCTTATCTTAGGAATAATTATGGATAAATCCCGGAAGAGATAACTTACGTAGCCAAGACTTCTCGTAAGTGATAGTGGTCGGCTATTTTTGCATCCTTCCTTACTGAGATGTCCCTCTCCCCAAAGGGGGCCGGAGGTGGGAGGTCACCTGtggaaaacacaacacaactgttacacaaaattgaattttggCTTTGATTCAGTTTGAATAAACATTGAACAGCTTAATACTGAAATGTCGCATTTGTGGATGATGATACACATACACCGTGACAATAATTgctgtattttgttttattctattcACATTCCTTTAGTGAGCATCAGACAAAAAGCACATCTGCTTAATATATAAATCTTCTGCtcaatgaaatatcaaaacatatAACAGGTCAATAAAGGGTTAAAGACAACAGCCAAAGTCAACAATTGCTGTTATTAGATATGTCTGCGAAATGCAATCCCGTGTTAAACCCTTACTTATCAACAAGAAAGGATGGAGTGACCCTTTAGGTAACTGTTTCAAAATCTTTGACAGTCCTTTGACAATGACATCGATTCAGGTCTTGCCATTATGTTAGCTTTGACACAATTACCAGTAGACACATC
The sequence above is drawn from the Branchiostoma floridae strain S238N-H82 chromosome 4, Bfl_VNyyK, whole genome shotgun sequence genome and encodes:
- the LOC118414661 gene encoding myosin light chain kinase family member 4-like (The sequence of the model RefSeq protein was modified relative to this genomic sequence to represent the inferred CDS: added 36 bases not found in genome assembly) codes for the protein DEELPSPYVIASDLPPPAPFGERDISVRKDAKIADHYHLREVLATGRFGVVKRCVEKRLGLVLAAKTIKIHSPQDRVDVRMEIDVMKSLNHRNLLRIYDAFETRKEMTLVIEYIAGHELLERVLDDNYHLTEKDGVMFMRQVCEGVRYMHANGIIHLDLKPENIMCVDTKTNHVKIIDFGLARRHNPKKLLQVAFGTPEFCAPEILNYTNVSYMTDMWSVGVITFVVLSGLSPFLGEDDTETMNNVVEFCWDYEFEDEEWNDISTEAKDFISKLLVYNLGLTGLSPFLGEDDFLTMGNIVDFCWDYDYSADKEWETVSDDAKDFITKCLVYNLGGRMSAEDCLRHRWLARGQKKEEIINNKEALRKYLIRKKWKKAGLAVRGAIRLARLASFPATAPAPRPPSTIERPLKKDGGTTSMEKAEEI